The DNA segment ATTTGTTAGCTTCGATAAAACTGCTGCTTGCATTCATCAGTATTTATGGATATCATCAATACTATTTTAATCTAGAATATCATCTGAATGCATGTACTGTAACAACATAAGCGttaatcaaaatatatttttttatttacttttgccGGGCCGAAAGAAAACACAAGTTCACCTGAAGAGAGAAATCCCCTCAATTGATCTCAGCGACCATGCTTCTCCAAGTTTTATTATTGGTGTCGTCAGCTGCAAAGATGATGCCGACCAGTAACGTGTCTTCCAATGAAATAATTTCTGTAAGTGcgtataattttttgcaggtCAAGGAAAAATTTAACTATATTTCTTACCAGGGACGAGGTCAAAGACAAACAACGACGATGTCTGCAGAAAGAAGTGGAACTACGGCAAACAATTACCAACCAGGTATTAGGCTTAacatgaaaaaagtaatttaacTGTATTATTACTATAAAAAAATACGTGttatattataataaatatCCACTcaatttttgctatttttattattattttatgtatATTATTTTTGCTACACTTTACTGTTTTCATCAGAGGAAACAAAAACCAAAGCAAGCGGAGAAAGCAAATTGTCTGAAGACAGAGAAATTCCCTCAATCTATCCCCGCGACCGTATGTGGTCAAGTACTCTATTGGCATCACCATCTGCACAGGTAGTTCTACAACAATCTCACTCTATACGTCACCAAAAACCAACGTGTCCTGTAGCGAAACAACAGCTGTAAGTGTAGCAGGTTAAGTAGAAGCTTAAACTATATTTGTTATCAGGAAGAGGATGGAAATCCAAAAGCCACGATCTCTGCAGAAAGAACTGGACATCCCAGTGAAGCTACAGCTGGAAGTTTCCCGATGGGTAAATGTGATGTAACAAGTaatttaacagaaatattgttgaaatttacTAATTTTTTGTATGGTAGACCGGAAAAAAACTCCAAAATAAATTGTGTTCTTAAGATCCTCAGACAGTTGAGAGTACAATCGAACCCAGCGACCGAACTTCAAGTTTTGTACCGGTACCGTGGCCAGACCCTTCATTGGCTCCATTATACGaattgatgacgtcaccactGCAAAATGTGGGTTTCAATGTAACATACTTTGAAGAAATCGATGGTGACGGCAGAGTTTCGAATCACAATCCTTACTTGCCTCCAAATCAATTCCCATATATAACACCAGCAACAGAGAGCGCAAGTTTCAATCAAGCTGTGGTTAGCGAATTTATCATATGGTTATCTGGTTATCATAGTTTTAACACACATATGATAAAGTAAGCTAAACATTTCGCAAGAAAACACGAAGTTTATCTTTTGGTAACATCATCTTAATTAATGGTTCAACCCAAgcccaaaacattttttcaaacctGACGTCGACTATCAATATCTGTTCCACTGAAAGAAATGTCGTGAGTAGGCGTGTAACCTCATAGCTGCCCGAGCAGAAGTTTCAGCTATATTTCTTATTTGAGCCTAAACCACAGATCAATGGCGACATTGGCCGCAAACAAGGAGAATTGTTTTGCACCTGCAGTCAGTTTGTTAGCGCAGTTGAAGTCCACAGTATaattctaatttttttttaggagGTAATTCCGCCCTTTAGTGAAGGTCAAACATCAACTCTGACGTCAGCCACAAACAGTGCATTTTCGGATGAAGCCACGGTCACCAACAACAACCCTGGTAAGCTGTTTGACAGAGATCCTTTAGGACAATCTCAAAATTAGATTCAAGTAACAGAAAAACGTCACAAATCCCAGAAGTGAAAAGggatgtttttgacgattccGAACAAAGCCAACAGGCTTGACCGAATCGTCGATCTTAGCGATTTCACCGCAACTAGAACATTCGACAGGTTTTTTATTGGTTCCAAATTCGGCATCAGCGACTTCacctcaaataaacatttatccGGTTCTTGGTCGGTATTAACTTCtctgaaatgttttacttgtgGTGAAGTTACTGATGCCGTCACTTATTAGAGCGTCATTCCACCGCTTGGTGTAGCTCAAACATCAGCAAGGAAGAGCGCAAGCTGTGGTCACGCAACGATAACTAAAAATGCCGATTACTTTTGgtttctcaaaatattttaacatttttataataaatcaacTCATAATAACACGTTcgttttttagcaaaaaagagaaaacaagTTTGGAGAAAACCGAAAACTAAATTCACTCCTGAACAGTTAGCAACACTCCAAAAAGAATTTAATCTCAACCCGGCTCTttctaaacaaagaaaaaaggaaattgCACTCAGGACCAAGCTCACCGAAGAAATAGTACAAACTTGGTTTGGTAATAAtcgaaagaaaatgaaaaagatgtGAATGAAAAGGCAAGAAATCCCTGCAACAAACCGGAAGTTTTTGAAGAGTGGGGTCAACAGGCTTCGTCTATCTCTTCGGTGTTACCATCGACATCTCATGAACACGACACTGAGGTTTCTCCGCAGGCGGAGATCGTGACCAACTTCAGTCCGCCAGCTAGTGGTAGCAACACTTGTAGTAACTTGTGATTTGTTATAACACTGATGACGTAAGCAATATCGTACGGTTTCAGCAAGAAAACAGCCATGCGTCAAGTTACCTTCCGTACCACCATAAAACGTTG comes from the Clavelina lepadiformis chromosome 5, kaClaLepa1.1, whole genome shotgun sequence genome and includes:
- the LOC143460980 gene encoding uncharacterized protein LOC143460980 isoform X3, with amino-acid sequence MLLQVLLLVSSAAKMMPTSNVSSNEIISGRGQRQTTTMSAERSGTTANNYQPEETKTKASGESKLSEDREIPSIYPRDRMWSSTLLASPSAQEEDGNPKATISAERTGHPSEATAGSFPMDPQTVESTIEPSDRTSSFVPVPWPDPSLAPLYELMTSPLQNEVIPPFSEGQTSTLTSATNSAFSDEATVTNNNPAKKRKQVWRKPKTKFTPEQLATLQKEFNLNPALSKQRKKEIALRTKLTEEIVQTWFGNNRKKMKKM
- the LOC143460980 gene encoding uncharacterized protein LOC143460980 isoform X1; its protein translation is MLLQVLLLVSSAAKMMPTSNVSSNEIISGRGQRQTTTMSAERSGTTANNYQPEETKTKASGESKLSEDREIPSIYPRDRMWSSTLLASPSAQEEDGNPKATISAERTGHPSEATAGSFPMDPQTVESTIEPSDRTSSFVPVPWPDPSLAPLYELMTSPLQNVGFNVTYFEEIDGDGRVSNHNPYLPPNQFPYITPATESASFNQAVEVIPPFSEGQTSTLTSATNSAFSDEATVTNNNPAKKRKQVWRKPKTKFTPEQLATLQKEFNLNPALSKQRKKEIALRTKLTEEIVQTWFGNNRKKMKKM
- the LOC143460980 gene encoding uncharacterized protein LOC143460980 isoform X2, with the translated sequence MSAERSGTTANNYQPEETKTKASGESKLSEDREIPSIYPRDRMWSSTLLASPSAQEEDGNPKATISAERTGHPSEATAGSFPMDPQTVESTIEPSDRTSSFVPVPWPDPSLAPLYELMTSPLQNVGFNVTYFEEIDGDGRVSNHNPYLPPNQFPYITPATESASFNQAVEVIPPFSEGQTSTLTSATNSAFSDEATVTNNNPAKKRKQVWRKPKTKFTPEQLATLQKEFNLNPALSKQRKKEIALRTKLTEEIVQTWFGNNRKKMKKM